CGTTTCATGTTTGTGACAAGGCCGCGCAGTACAGATCCGTTCTTTAGTCTTACCGCAGCTGCCAGAAAGAATATCCTGGTGGATTCAACTATTCAGCTGGACCAGGGAGAAGTATATACGATGAATGTGCTGGAGAGATCTATTTATACCAGGAAAACAGGTATTTATCTGCGTAAGGAAATTTTTACAAAGATTCCTTTATCGGATTCGCTGGTATATACGAACTTCTACAACCTCAGTTCAGAAGGCTATGCGGCTACTTATTCTTTCGGTGAGCTCAACGCGCAAACGAACGTATGTATCCGTGACACCATGAACGTGTTTTACACATTGTATACCGCTAATCATACGCCGGTGAATGGTTTCAGTAACCTCTTCACGGCCAGTATGATTCGTTCACAGGATCCTGTCGTGCATCCCTATACGAATTTTCCGCTGTTTCCTGTAGCTGGTGGTGATGGCATTTTTGCAGGCACCAGCGGCCAGAAGTTTAACTTCCTGCTGCCGGGTATTCCGCCTGATTATGCCTATGGCAACCTCCAGGAGAGCATGGGTATGTTTACTTCGCTGGCTGTTGGGCCGGAGGCGCCTATCGGTATATTCAATACCATGGCAGATATCCAGACGGGTATGGTCATTTCCATTCGCTCCGGCATATATAATCCACGCTCTTTTGCTACTGTGAATACAGTGGAATACGTTAACGGGAATATGTATATCACTACGCTGCAACGCAGGTATGATCCTCCCATCTACAAATAATCTGGTTTATGAAAAGAAGTATCATACTATTCATAGTACTGGTTTTCCTGGGTATGGTCAGTTGCAAGAAAACTGACCTCACGGTAGACCAGGAACGAAACAGTGACATCCGCTCCGCCGGAGATTTTATCAATAATAACTACGATCTGAGCCTGTTTGCAGCCGCTTTGACTAAAATAGGTTATCTCGATTCCCTGAATGCAACAGACAAGCAATACACCGTATGGGCGCCGGATAACAACGCATTTAATAACCTCGGTTTTAAGAATGCTTCCGACTTCAATACCATGAATGTTGATAGTCTGCGCTTTGCCGTTAAAAATCTTATACTGACGAACCGTTATTATACGGCAGATTTCCCTTCCCAGCTGGATAATATCTATACAACTGCTGCCGGCGGCCCGCTGTGGATTTCAGTGGTAGCCAACAATCCTAACGCAGATGCATACACGGTATCTGTTAGCGGTTGCGAGGTATATGCGAGTCCGAAACGTAACATCGCTTTGCGAAATGGCGTATTGCATATCCTGAAATCGGTACCTAAGTATTTTGATCAGACCCTGCAGGACAGAATTGCTGCTGATACCAGCCTGGTGCTGTTTGCTGCCCTGATGAAGAAAACTTCCCAGTGGGATGCGCTGAAAACACAAAGTCCGCTGACGGTATATGCACCTGTAAATAATGTTTTCAAGGGCTATAAACTTACCGCAGATAGTATAAGCAGGATAGACGTAAAAAGATATAAGCCCGTAGCCTTTACCATTTATACGTTGGGATTAAAGGCGCACCACCTGTTTTCGAATGACTTAAACCTGGTAGGTGGCGGTAATGCCCGCTTATACGTGGATGGTTATGGCGTTGCGCCTGCACAGATGATCAACATCTGGACGCCGGAAGGTAAATATGCCTACCATAGCCCGTCTTACATCCGTATGGCCGATGGTGATAAGGGAAAAGATTTCCTGGTAAATAATGGTGTACTGCATCGTATTGATAATGTGATGCTGTATCCGGATTCTCTGTTGATTAAATAACCGGTAATCATGAAACTTTCAAAAATAATATATACGCTGGCGTTAGTGTCTGTTTGCTGGACAGCCTGTACACAAAAGGATGCGCAGGTATCGCCGGTCGGAAAAACGATTGACTATACAGGGCCGGGAAAGACGGTCCGCCAGATACTGGATTCCGCGAAGTTCACTATTTACAAGGCGATGTGGCAGAAAGCCAATATGGATTCTGTTATCACCGCAGGTAACTACCAGGGATACACGCTGCTGGTGCCTACCGATGCCGCTTTTACAGCAGCCGGTATTACAGCAGATAAAGTGAAAACCATGGCGGTTAACGACCTGGATACCATCCTGTTTTACCATACACTTAATAGCTGGATGCCATCCGCTAATATCCAGCAGCTTAAGGGAAATGCTTCCCTACGTACCCTGCTGACAAGATCAGATATACCGACCTATTCCAGCTGGACGCCCTATGTGTATTACCTCTTCTTAGGTCTGCACGATAAACAGCTGATGGTAAATGGTAAAGCACATCCGTTTACAGCTATGGAAGGCACCAACGGCACCATCTATGTACTGGATGAAGTGCTGAAGCAGCCCAATACGGATATGATAGACTACCTGAAATCCAATCCGAATTTCACTTTCCTGTTAGAGGCCTGCCGTATTAACGACAGTATCTATCAAACCGTATGGGGACAACAGGGATTCTCGCAGTTGTTGCAAGCTTCCACGAGGTCAGCATATATAACCCTGTTTGCACCTACCAACAATGCGTTTAAAAAAGCGGGCTTCAATACGATCGATGACCTCAGACAACGTGCACTGCGCTATGAAGTAGGCTGGCCGAATTATGATGAACACCTGTACTACAGGTATACCTTTACATCGCTGGATACCTTGCTGCTGGCGCATCATATTGATCTTACCGGTGTACAGCCTGCCAACTACAATATGGTCATCTTTACCAACGATATGCTGGATAATGGTGCTATCAGCAATTTCACGATAGACCCGGGAAGAGCGTATAACAACCCGCCACAATATGTGCGACTTAATTTTTCTGCCAATGGTAATACCATTATGGTGAAAGAGACAGGTAGCAGCGTAGGTGCATTGCCGTTAAAGTCTACTGACATGATGTTCAGGAATGGCGTGCTGCATATTGTAGACGATGGATTATTCAAGCAATAATTTCTTCTTAAATCTTCAGATAAGATGAAAAAAAATATATTGTCTGCCCTACTGGTGCTGTTACTTTTTTCCTGTAAGAAAGATAAGGAAGACGTTGCACCTGCCGGCAGTAATAATAACCTGCTGTATGTACTGGAAGATAACAGGTTTAACTTCTCCTATTACAATACAGCCTTAACACAGACCAATTTCGGTACTACCTTAAAAACAGGTGGCCCTTATACGCTGCTGGTGCCAGATAATTCGGCCTTTCAGAAAGCAGGCTATAATTCAGAAGATATGGTAGCGAGAGAGAGTGGCAGCGTATTACAGAAGATGGTAAAATACCATACACTGAATGGGTTGTGGCAGCTGGATAAACTGCCTTACCGCTTCAATCAGCAAATCACGACCGTACAGGGAACCCAGCTGTTTGTTACACACTGGGTGAAAGGTACCGACACCATTATCACTATCAACGGCACAAAAGTGACTGCGCGGAATATGCCAGCCAGCAATGGTATGATCCAGGTGATCAATGCGGTAATGCAGCCATTGGTGCAGGACAAAATCAGTGATGCTGTTGCAGCAGATCCTTCACTGAGTTTCTTCAATACTGCATTACAACGTGCAGGCCTGAAAGACTTCCTGCGCGGCGATGGACCATTCACCATATTTGCTCCCAACAACGCAGCATTCAAAAATGCGGGGTTCCTTACCACAGATAGTATCATGCAAACAGATCCTGCGGTGCTCCGCAACATGATCCAGTTTCATATGCTCAACAACCGCCGCTTTGTATACGACTATGTGTTGTCTACGGGTAGCAGCAATGTTACGCAGCAGACCATGCTGAATAACAGTACTACCACTGTCAACCTGATATCTAACGGTGTCGACTACTCCGGAATTACGATCCAGGGTAGCGGTAATACCACGCCTTGTCAATTGCTGAAATCCAATGTACTGGCTAATAACGGCGTGCTGCATGTTATTGACAGATTATTGATGGAAAATTTCTAAATGCTAAAAGGAATGAAAAATCTGTATATACTATGTTTCCTGTTGTGTACTATGTTCAGCATAAGACTGCGTGCACAGGAAACCAGTGGCCGAATAGACGGTAAGGTGACGGATGCCAAAGGGCAGCCTGTTCCCGGTGCAACTGTGATGGCCGTTCATACGCCAACGGGTACACGTTACGGAACCGTAGCGGAGCCGGATGGCCGTTATCACCTGACCGGACTACGTATAGGCGGTCCATTTACAATTACCGCCTCCATGATGGGCATGGGCAATGAAAAGCAGGAAGGTATCAACGTTCGCCTGGGAGAGCCTTTAATACTCAACCTGGTGCTGGCCGATGATAAGAAGCAGCTGTCAGAAGTAGTAGTGAAGGGAAAGAAAACCCCACAGGCCGGTACTTATGGCGCTGGTCAGAATATCAGCGCTTCCCAGTTACGCAACATGCCTTCCATTAACCGCAGCATCCAGGATATGACGAAGATGGTGCCGCAGGGCTCTAAAGACAACAGCTTTGCCGGTACTAACTTCCGCTATAACAACGTTACGCTGGATGGTGCTATCAATAATGATGCGATAGGCTTTAGTCCCTCTACGGGCGGTATTACCGGTTCTTCCGGTATGCCTGGCGCCAGTACGCATACCAATCCCGTATCCATGGATGCGATAGAGGATATGCAGGTTTATCTGGCACCTTTCGATGTGAAGATCGGTAACTTCACCGGTGGTAGCATCAATGCCGTAACCCGCAGTGGCAGCAATACTTTCACCGGTTCCGTATATGCAATGGGCCGCAATGCTGCCATCACCGGGAAGGATAAAGTAGGTACACTGGGAAAGATGAATGCTGATTTCTATGATTATCAAACCGGTGTCAGACTTGGCTTTCCTATTATTAAGGATAAACTGTTTTTCTTCACCAACGAAGAGGTAACCGGCCGACAGGACCCTACGCAATTGATGGTAGGCCAACGGGAAACGTCGCAGATATTAAGCGTTAAAGATGAGCAGGATATCCGTAACGCAACCTTACAGCGCTATGGTACTGCGTTTGATCCGGGTACGGGAGGCGGGTACAATGCCAGTAGTCACTCTACGAAGTTTTTTAATCGCCTCGACTGGAATATCAACGCAAAAAATCAATTATCTCTCCGTAATAATACCATTTTGTCAGACGCTATTCTGATGGACAGAGACCAGCAGGATTTCCGTTTCACCAGCATGGCCTATAAACAGACCAACAATCAGACATCTACAGTGGCAGAGCTTAAAACACGCTTTTCTCCTAAGCTTGCCAACAGCCTGATCGTAGGTTATACGGTGGTGAATGATAAAAGAGACCCACAGTCCGACCCGGCATTGCCACAGGTACAGATCATGGGGCGTACGCCAGGAACCACCATTTACCTCGGTACTGACAGGGAGGCCGCTATTTTCAATATGCAGCAGCGGACCTGGGAAATCACGGACAACTTCACGATGTATAAAGGAAAACATACTTTCCTTTTTGGTACACACAACGAACTGTATCACGTAAACTACGGCTTTGTAAACAGCTGGAATGGCCGTGTAGATTATCTGAGTATAGATGATTACCTGAATAATAGTCCATGGAGAGTAAGAGGTAGTTATAATTATACAGATAATACCAGGGATTATATCCTGTCCCACCCGCAGTCTTTTAATGTAGATATGTTGAGTCTTTATGCCCAGGACGAAATTCAGCTGACGGATAAACTGAAGCTGACGCCGGGTATACGTGCCGACTATACGTTATTGCCACAGAAGCCTGTATTGAGCGATAAAACCACATCTGCCATACAGGATGGATATCTTGGTAATACCTATTTCTACACACCATTAAACCGTATTACAAACGATTATTTTGGTAAAGTACAAATCTCTCCGCGACTGGGTTTCCGCTACGATTGGAAAGGTGACCAAAGCGTAATATTACGTGGTGGTGTAGGTATGTTTACCGGCCGTATTCCTTTGGCATGGCTGGCTTACGCCTATTACAATAATGGCGACAGCTATGGTTCTTTCGACCAGAAAGCAGATCAGCAGGTATTCGTAAAAGGTTCAGACCCATTGAAGCCTGGTAAGAACGGTATTGCAGATTTCATTCAGCAGAATGGTGCGGTAGTTAACAATAAAAATGGTGGTAAAACCCAGGTAGACGTACTGGATAATGGTTTTGTAATGCCTAAGGTTGTACGTGCGAGCCTGGCAGTGGATTACACCACAGACAACGGCTACAAACTCACCGCAGAAGGTATCTACACCAAAAACCTGAAGGATGTGAAATTCCAGCAGGTGAATATTAAAGATAACCCTACCTATTACGGTTACGACGTCAATATGCAGCAGCCAATATTTGCAGGTTCCGTAGATCCTCGTTTTGCGAATGCCTATGAGCTGAGTAACACTAACAAAGGTTACAGATATAGCTTAACAGGTAGTATTTCCCGCAACTATAAAATGGGACTGAACGTAAACCTGGCCTATACTTTCGGTGAGTCTAAAGATATCTCCAACGGTATCCGTAAC
The Chitinophaga sp. Cy-1792 genome window above contains:
- a CDS encoding fasciclin domain-containing protein; translation: MKKNILSALLVLLLFSCKKDKEDVAPAGSNNNLLYVLEDNRFNFSYYNTALTQTNFGTTLKTGGPYTLLVPDNSAFQKAGYNSEDMVARESGSVLQKMVKYHTLNGLWQLDKLPYRFNQQITTVQGTQLFVTHWVKGTDTIITINGTKVTARNMPASNGMIQVINAVMQPLVQDKISDAVAADPSLSFFNTALQRAGLKDFLRGDGPFTIFAPNNAAFKNAGFLTTDSIMQTDPAVLRNMIQFHMLNNRRFVYDYVLSTGSSNVTQQTMLNNSTTTVNLISNGVDYSGITIQGSGNTTPCQLLKSNVLANNGVLHVIDRLLMENF
- a CDS encoding carboxypeptidase regulatory-like domain-containing protein, giving the protein MKNLYILCFLLCTMFSIRLRAQETSGRIDGKVTDAKGQPVPGATVMAVHTPTGTRYGTVAEPDGRYHLTGLRIGGPFTITASMMGMGNEKQEGINVRLGEPLILNLVLADDKKQLSEVVVKGKKTPQAGTYGAGQNISASQLRNMPSINRSIQDMTKMVPQGSKDNSFAGTNFRYNNVTLDGAINNDAIGFSPSTGGITGSSGMPGASTHTNPVSMDAIEDMQVYLAPFDVKIGNFTGGSINAVTRSGSNTFTGSVYAMGRNAAITGKDKVGTLGKMNADFYDYQTGVRLGFPIIKDKLFFFTNEEVTGRQDPTQLMVGQRETSQILSVKDEQDIRNATLQRYGTAFDPGTGGGYNASSHSTKFFNRLDWNINAKNQLSLRNNTILSDAILMDRDQQDFRFTSMAYKQTNNQTSTVAELKTRFSPKLANSLIVGYTVVNDKRDPQSDPALPQVQIMGRTPGTTIYLGTDREAAIFNMQQRTWEITDNFTMYKGKHTFLFGTHNELYHVNYGFVNSWNGRVDYLSIDDYLNNSPWRVRGSYNYTDNTRDYILSHPQSFNVDMLSLYAQDEIQLTDKLKLTPGIRADYTLLPQKPVLSDKTTSAIQDGYLGNTYFYTPLNRITNDYFGKVQISPRLGFRYDWKGDQSVILRGGVGMFTGRIPLAWLAYAYYNNGDSYGSFDQKADQQVFVKGSDPLKPGKNGIADFIQQNGAVVNNKNGGKTQVDVLDNGFVMPKVVRASLAVDYTTDNGYKLTAEGIYTKNLKDVKFQQVNIKDNPTYYGYDVNMQQPIFAGSVDPRFANAYELSNTNKGYRYSLTGSISRNYKMGLNVNLAYTFGESKDISNGIRNSMESNWQLNQALNPNNPDLAYSNFDIRHRIVIRMDYRKAWNSRWVSNLGLFVSAQSGSPFTYGVVNNSIQGLPQQVSLIYIPQAKDAIQYFQDYTDASGKAVTAQSQADAFNSYVDGNAYLRSRRGNFTERNMGRTPWNTQADFHFAQEYHLSAKPGSSFLTFTLDIMNVTNLLNKNWGIAYFSPNTFNSTASVGLTPVYPGRTSKENTPVYQFTDPGKPYAVDFFGSRYQVQMGLRYSF
- a CDS encoding fasciclin domain-containing protein, coding for MKRSIILFIVLVFLGMVSCKKTDLTVDQERNSDIRSAGDFINNNYDLSLFAAALTKIGYLDSLNATDKQYTVWAPDNNAFNNLGFKNASDFNTMNVDSLRFAVKNLILTNRYYTADFPSQLDNIYTTAAGGPLWISVVANNPNADAYTVSVSGCEVYASPKRNIALRNGVLHILKSVPKYFDQTLQDRIAADTSLVLFAALMKKTSQWDALKTQSPLTVYAPVNNVFKGYKLTADSISRIDVKRYKPVAFTIYTLGLKAHHLFSNDLNLVGGGNARLYVDGYGVAPAQMINIWTPEGKYAYHSPSYIRMADGDKGKDFLVNNGVLHRIDNVMLYPDSLLIK
- a CDS encoding fasciclin domain-containing protein, with product MKLSKIIYTLALVSVCWTACTQKDAQVSPVGKTIDYTGPGKTVRQILDSAKFTIYKAMWQKANMDSVITAGNYQGYTLLVPTDAAFTAAGITADKVKTMAVNDLDTILFYHTLNSWMPSANIQQLKGNASLRTLLTRSDIPTYSSWTPYVYYLFLGLHDKQLMVNGKAHPFTAMEGTNGTIYVLDEVLKQPNTDMIDYLKSNPNFTFLLEACRINDSIYQTVWGQQGFSQLLQASTRSAYITLFAPTNNAFKKAGFNTIDDLRQRALRYEVGWPNYDEHLYYRYTFTSLDTLLLAHHIDLTGVQPANYNMVIFTNDMLDNGAISNFTIDPGRAYNNPPQYVRLNFSANGNTIMVKETGSSVGALPLKSTDMMFRNGVLHIVDDGLFKQ